In the Leptospira sp. WS4.C2 genome, one interval contains:
- a CDS encoding DUF6544 family protein, with translation MITPWKVLVFILFFGCNGVQSSFDSKVQFEFQRQPLVLGKILTKSNITHLPLPVQKYLLYTGAVGKNQIQNMRIVFKELMYKNPETKPMDSSSDQYNFFTSPARHFYMKASMMGVPFRVLHSYSDEKATMLVRVAFLFDAVNLESEDLAIAETVTVLNDLCLFAPSALIDEKISWEPIGPLSAKVIFKNGRFKVSAVLFFNEKGELVKFVSDDRSALQDDGSLRKARWSTPVRDYKEFNGVKVPTYGEAIWNYPEGDFTYGKFFLKSIEYNVKEIQP, from the coding sequence ATGATTACTCCATGGAAGGTTTTGGTTTTTATTTTATTTTTTGGATGTAACGGAGTCCAATCTTCTTTTGATTCCAAAGTTCAATTTGAATTTCAAAGACAACCGCTAGTGTTAGGAAAGATTTTAACAAAATCGAATATCACACATTTACCTCTCCCAGTTCAAAAATACCTTTTGTATACAGGTGCGGTTGGGAAAAACCAAATCCAAAATATGCGAATTGTTTTTAAAGAACTGATGTATAAAAATCCCGAAACAAAACCAATGGATTCTTCCTCTGACCAGTATAATTTTTTTACAAGTCCCGCTCGCCACTTCTATATGAAGGCAAGTATGATGGGAGTTCCCTTTCGTGTCCTCCATTCTTACTCTGACGAGAAAGCAACGATGCTCGTTCGCGTGGCCTTTCTTTTTGATGCTGTCAATTTGGAGAGTGAAGACCTGGCCATAGCAGAAACAGTCACCGTGCTCAATGACCTTTGTTTGTTTGCTCCTTCCGCACTGATTGATGAAAAAATTTCTTGGGAGCCAATAGGCCCTTTGTCCGCAAAAGTAATATTTAAAAATGGAAGATTTAAAGTATCTGCTGTTCTTTTTTTTAATGAAAAGGGTGAGTTAGTAAAATTTGTTTCTGATGATCGTTCTGCCTTACAAGACGATGGAAGTTTGCGTAAGGCGCGCTGGTCAACACCTGTGAGAGATTACAAAGAATTTAACGGGGTTAAGGTGCCCACCTACGGGGAAGCCATTTGGAATTATCCAGAGGGAGATTTTACTTATGGAAAGTTTTTTCTAAAAAGTATAGAGTATAATGTAAAAGAAATTCAGCCGTAA
- a CDS encoding HD domain-containing protein, giving the protein MNHHPYIPDSQLCNRILEYLNDTQPEYLTHHCLRSHAYSALISESKNDNIDQEILFCTTALHDLGLCQHNSQKSRFEVLGADLAVEFLGKNGLDKIKCEIVWDGIALHTSFEIAFRKQAEIANAAAGILFDVVGGPQIRLIGKKNLEKILTMYPRLNLKKNLVNDMVSFIQKNPKTVTGTILSEVAILKTPETNCPNFVDLINRAPFPE; this is encoded by the coding sequence ATGAATCATCATCCCTATATACCAGATAGTCAACTATGTAATCGAATACTAGAATATTTAAATGATACACAGCCTGAATACCTGACTCATCATTGTTTGAGAAGTCATGCCTATTCTGCTTTAATATCAGAAAGCAAAAACGATAACATAGATCAGGAAATTTTATTTTGTACAACCGCACTTCATGATCTAGGATTGTGCCAACATAATTCTCAAAAAAGTCGCTTTGAAGTATTGGGGGCTGATTTAGCAGTAGAATTCCTTGGTAAAAATGGATTGGATAAAATTAAGTGCGAGATTGTTTGGGATGGAATTGCCTTACATACCTCCTTTGAAATTGCTTTCCGGAAACAAGCGGAAATAGCCAACGCAGCAGCAGGTATTCTTTTTGATGTGGTTGGTGGACCACAAATTCGATTGATCGGCAAAAAAAACTTAGAAAAAATTCTTACGATGTATCCGAGGTTGAACTTAAAAAAGAATTTAGTAAATGATATGGTAAGTTTTATTCAAAAAAATCCTAAGACAGTAACAGGGACGATTCTCTCAGAAGTAGCAATTCTCAAAACGCCAGAAACAAACTGTCCAAATTTTGTAGATTTGATTAACCGTGCTCCATTTCCAGAATAG
- the tsf gene encoding translation elongation factor Ts, with protein sequence MAVSSEQIKDLRERTGAGMMDCKKALEENGGDIDKSVTYLREKGLAKAAKRAGRETGEGKVIAYIHGTGKTGVLVELNCETDFVANNEAFEALGKEIALQITAMNPLYVSEDSIPKSEIDSEMSVQKALLEQEGKKPEQIEKILPGKMKKYFEEICLIHQKSIRDNSKTINDLLQEAIAKFGENITVGRFSRFQVGGN encoded by the coding sequence ATGGCAGTTAGCTCCGAACAAATTAAAGATCTCCGCGAACGTACAGGCGCGGGGATGATGGACTGCAAAAAAGCTTTGGAAGAAAACGGTGGCGATATTGATAAATCGGTCACTTATTTACGTGAAAAAGGTTTAGCAAAAGCAGCAAAACGCGCTGGTCGTGAGACTGGAGAAGGAAAAGTAATCGCTTACATCCACGGAACAGGAAAAACAGGAGTTCTTGTGGAACTGAACTGTGAAACTGACTTCGTTGCCAACAATGAAGCGTTTGAAGCTCTTGGAAAAGAGATTGCTCTTCAAATCACTGCAATGAACCCACTTTACGTAAGTGAAGATTCTATCCCTAAGTCAGAAATTGACAGTGAGATGAGTGTTCAAAAAGCCCTTCTCGAACAAGAAGGCAAAAAACCAGAACAAATCGAAAAGATCCTTCCTGGTAAAATGAAAAAATACTTTGAAGAGATTTGTCTCATCCACCAAAAATCGATTCGTGACAACTCCAAAACCATCAATGACCTTCTCCAAGAAGCCATTGCGAAATTTGGAGAGAACATTACTGTTGGTAGGTTCTCGAGGTTCCAAGTAGGTGGGAACTAG
- the pyrH gene encoding UMP kinase, producing the protein MGTSPRFKRILIKLSGEALAGEGELGIDTNKTFSVAGQIKEVHDLGLEVAVVVGGGNMIRGETLAKSGMDRATADYMGMLGTIMNGLALQDACEKQGMFTRVLSAIEMKSVAEPYIRRRAVRHLEKNRVIIFAGGTGNPYFTTDTTASLRAVEVGCEVILKATKVDGVYTADPKKDPSAKRYLEVSFMESIKHRLKVMDSTALSLCMDNNMPIIVFDIFKAGNLRKLIDGEPIGTLISNSEEVILDGR; encoded by the coding sequence GTGGGAACTAGTCCGCGTTTCAAAAGAATTTTAATCAAACTCTCCGGCGAGGCTCTTGCCGGTGAGGGTGAGCTTGGTATTGATACCAATAAAACATTTTCCGTTGCCGGTCAAATTAAGGAAGTTCATGACTTAGGTCTTGAAGTTGCCGTGGTTGTCGGTGGAGGGAATATGATCCGTGGCGAAACTTTAGCCAAGTCCGGAATGGACCGAGCGACAGCAGACTACATGGGAATGCTTGGCACCATTATGAATGGTCTCGCCTTACAAGATGCATGTGAAAAACAAGGGATGTTTACCCGAGTTCTTTCAGCCATCGAAATGAAATCTGTTGCTGAACCTTACATTCGTAGACGTGCGGTTCGCCATTTAGAAAAAAATCGTGTTATCATATTTGCCGGTGGGACAGGAAACCCGTATTTTACAACGGATACAACTGCCTCGCTACGTGCTGTGGAAGTAGGGTGTGAAGTCATCCTCAAAGCCACAAAAGTGGACGGTGTGTACACTGCGGATCCAAAAAAAGATCCAAGTGCAAAACGTTACTTAGAAGTTTCTTTTATGGAGTCCATTAAACACCGCCTAAAGGTGATGGATTCCACTGCCTTAAGTCTCTGTATGGACAATAATATGCCCATCATCGTTTTTGATATTTTTAAGGCAGGAAACTTAAGGAAACTGATCGATGGGGAACCTATCGGTACATTAATCTCCAATTCAGAGGAAGTGATTCTAGATGGTAGATGA
- the rpsB gene encoding 30S ribosomal protein S2 encodes MSVISMKSLLEAGVHFGHQTRRWNPKMSPYVYTARNGIHIIDLQKTVQKTKEAYDALKKLTGQGKKVLFVGTKKQARGAIERAAQACSMYYVSNRWLGGLLTNWNTVKKSIARLKRLEQMEENNSFEQEARTKKEALSLKRELEKLRQTLGGIKDMAVVPEILFVIDPKKEEIAVSEAKKLGLKVFAVIDTNCDPEPIDYPIPGNDDAIRAISLFLDTMANAVLEGTGGEVIQTNFAEDMDAEQLALEYQGEYDESGKFIMDDELPPVAKDIPLDPEAAKKAAEEAAAAGITTPAVEAPVAAAEEVKPATEVKE; translated from the coding sequence ATGTCAGTAATTTCCATGAAAAGTCTGCTAGAAGCAGGCGTACATTTCGGTCACCAAACACGTCGTTGGAATCCAAAAATGAGTCCGTATGTTTATACAGCTCGTAACGGGATCCACATCATTGACCTTCAAAAAACAGTTCAAAAAACTAAAGAAGCATACGATGCATTAAAAAAACTTACCGGTCAAGGTAAGAAAGTTCTTTTTGTAGGAACTAAAAAACAAGCTCGTGGTGCCATTGAAAGAGCAGCACAAGCGTGCAGTATGTACTATGTATCTAACCGTTGGTTAGGTGGACTTCTTACGAACTGGAATACAGTTAAAAAATCCATTGCTCGTTTGAAAAGACTCGAACAAATGGAAGAGAATAACTCTTTCGAACAAGAAGCTCGTACTAAAAAAGAAGCACTTTCTCTTAAACGTGAATTAGAAAAACTCCGTCAAACACTTGGTGGGATTAAAGATATGGCTGTTGTGCCAGAAATTCTTTTTGTCATCGATCCTAAAAAAGAAGAAATTGCTGTCAGTGAAGCAAAAAAACTTGGTTTGAAAGTGTTTGCAGTGATTGATACTAACTGTGATCCAGAACCAATCGATTACCCAATTCCAGGTAACGATGATGCCATTCGTGCGATTTCTTTATTCCTTGATACTATGGCAAATGCTGTACTCGAAGGAACTGGTGGAGAAGTCATCCAAACTAATTTTGCTGAAGATATGGACGCAGAACAGCTCGCACTTGAATACCAAGGTGAGTATGATGAGTCCGGAAAATTCATTATGGACGATGAACTTCCTCCAGTAGCAAAAGACATTCCTTTAGATCCAGAAGCAGCTAAAAAAGCAGCGGAAGAGGCAGCAGCCGCAGGAATTACAACTCCAGCAGTAGAAGCACCCGTTGCAGCAGCAGAAGAAGTAAAACCAGCAACAGAGGTGAAAGAGTAA
- a CDS encoding GlxA family transcriptional regulator — protein MKKLINVQIMLFENFLLTSAVSFFDTLMIANRISEASFHSRWRWKPVYVSMNGGEIQSSSGIKLKSKALRRTIKDGIIFASGLDHLFAQDILNQLPNLSREIHFFKNIDIPMYVSCSAGYLLAESGKLNSKSIASSWWLHSDFANRYPNVNLQMDKLLVSDRNITTSGGAFSAIDLALRAISDTSKEVLSKSVANFLAVDPKRQLQSPYKQWLHISQEPWLLQLETKVLQDLTYPWQIQDLSKIAGMNPRTFFRKMKLELKMTPKKYLEKLRIQKAKHMLTQRKLKIADLGFHCGYEDLSHFQKVFKKNVGMSPGEYRNRFHNPE, from the coding sequence ATGAAGAAATTGATAAATGTACAGATTATGTTATTTGAAAATTTTTTATTAACATCTGCAGTGTCATTTTTTGATACACTGATGATTGCCAATCGTATATCTGAGGCATCCTTTCACAGTCGATGGAGATGGAAACCGGTTTATGTTTCAATGAATGGAGGTGAAATACAGTCTTCTAGTGGTATCAAGTTGAAATCAAAAGCATTGCGTCGGACAATAAAAGATGGAATTATATTTGCTTCAGGATTGGATCATTTGTTTGCACAGGATATTTTGAATCAATTACCAAATCTTTCTCGAGAGATACACTTTTTTAAGAATATCGATATTCCGATGTATGTTAGTTGTTCTGCGGGATACTTACTTGCAGAATCGGGAAAATTAAATTCAAAATCGATTGCATCCAGTTGGTGGTTACATTCCGATTTTGCAAATCGATATCCTAATGTAAATTTACAGATGGATAAACTTTTAGTTTCAGACAGAAACATAACAACCTCAGGAGGAGCATTTAGCGCCATTGATTTGGCTCTGCGGGCAATCTCGGATACATCTAAAGAAGTTCTTTCAAAATCGGTTGCAAACTTTTTGGCGGTTGATCCTAAAAGGCAGTTACAATCTCCTTATAAACAGTGGTTACATATATCACAAGAGCCTTGGTTGCTTCAATTGGAAACAAAAGTTTTACAAGACTTAACGTATCCTTGGCAGATCCAAGATCTTTCAAAAATAGCGGGGATGAACCCAAGAACATTCTTTCGAAAAATGAAGCTAGAATTGAAAATGACCCCTAAGAAATATCTGGAAAAATTAAGAATCCAAAAGGCAAAACACATGTTAACGCAACGGAAACTCAAAATTGCGGATTTAGGATTTCATTGTGGTTATGAAGATCTATCTCATTTCCAAAAAGTCTTTAAAAAAAATGTAGGTATGAGTCCGGGAGAATACCGCAACCGTTTTCATAACCCAGAATAG